The Pirellulales bacterium genome segment GGCTTATCGCCGCGATTGGCATCATCCTGATCTTAAAGCAAATCCCGCATCTCTTGGGGCATGACGCCGACCCCGAAGGGGATTTTGCCTTTTTGCAGGTTGATCATTCCAACACATTTTATGAGCTGGGGGAAATGTTTTGGGATATTCATCCCGGCGCGGCGGTGGTGGGTCTGGGTTCCATAGGCCTGTTATGGCTCTGGGATACACAACCAGGCCTCAAAAGCATGCTCATCCCCGGGCAATTGGTGGTGATCGTGTTGGGGGTGGGGGTAAGCCGCTTATTTCAACGCCTCGGCGATGATTGGACGATCATTGCCAATAACTTTGTGCAGTTGCCACTGGTGCCGCAATTGGCGGATTATGCCAAGTTTCTGGCCTGGCCGGATTTTAGCCAGTGGACAAATCTGGCCGTGTATGGTTCGGCTGCCACCATCGCGGCCGTGGCTTCGTTGGAGACCTTGCTCAACCTGGAAGCCGCCGACCGCCTGGATCCCCGCCAGCGTATTTCCCCCGCCAGCCGCGAACTCTTTGCCCAGGGGGCTGGAAACGTCCTGGCGGGTTTGGTGGGGGGGATTCCCATTACCTCGATGATCGTTCGCAGTTCGGTCAATGTTCAAGCCGGCGCGCTCTCTCGCTGGTCCACGATTTTTCATGGTTTGTGGCTGCTAGTGGGCGTTTTATTTTTTTCATTTTGGCTCAACATGATCCCGCTGGCCTGTTTGGCGGCTATTTTGTTTTATACCGGGATAAAGCTGTGCAGTCCGCGGTTGGTAGGACAAATGTGGCAAGCGGGTTTTTACCAGTTTGTGCCCTTTGTGGTGACCGTGGCGGCGATTGTTTTTACCGATTTGTTGATCGGGGTGTTGATCGGCCTGGCGGTCAGCCTGGGCTTTATCCTCAATAGCAATCTTCGCCGCCCGATTCGCCGCATCGTGGAAAAGCATTTGGGGGGGGAGGTGTTGCATTTGGAACTGGCGAATCAGGTCAGTTTTTTGAATCGCGCGGTGATCATCAAAAATCTCGAAGCGGTGCCCCGGGGGGGGCAAGTGTTGATCGACGCCTCTAACACCGATTACATTGATCCCGACATTCTTGATTTGCTACGTGATTTTACCGAAAAATCCGCTCCCGCCCGCAATATCAAAGTCAGCCTGCAAGGCTTTCAAGAGCGTTATTTCCTGCAAGATCGGCTGCAATACGTGGATTATTCCACCCGGGAACTGCAAAACCAGCTTACCCCCGCGCAAGTACTGCAAATTTTGCTAGAGGGAAACCAGCGTTTCCTCAGCGGCCAGCGTTTGACGCGCGACCTGAGAAGGCAAATCGGCGCGACCTCCGCCGGTCAGCATCCCTTGGCGGTGGTGCTCGGCTGTATTGATTCCCGCACTTCCACCGAATTGATCTTTGACCTGGGGCTGGGGGATATTTTTAGCGTGCGGATCGCGGGAAATATCCTCAGCAACGAAGTGTTGGGAAGCCTCGAATATGCCTGCGCCGTGGCAGGCGCAAAACTGATCTTGGTCATGGGGCATACCCGCTGTGGAGCGGTTACTTCCGCCGTGGAACTGGCGCATGCGGGCAAAACCGCCGCTCAAGCCACCCATTGCGATCACTTGGAATCAATTGTCAGTGTGATTCAGGAATCAGTGTCAAAGAGGTTGGACAAACGTTTTGAGCACTTGTCAAAGCCTGAAAAGGATGCCTATGTGGATGA includes the following:
- a CDS encoding SulP family inorganic anion transporter, producing the protein MTSTTASAVGLAPVWMRDLIAGLAVSLVALPLCLGIAQASGAPLLSGVWAGVIGGVVVGWLSKSPTSVSGPAVSTAAVVAAQIPLLQSYHTFLLAVVIAGFMQMGLGLLRSGFLSDFFPGSVIKGLIAAIGIILILKQIPHLLGHDADPEGDFAFLQVDHSNTFYELGEMFWDIHPGAAVVGLGSIGLLWLWDTQPGLKSMLIPGQLVVIVLGVGVSRLFQRLGDDWTIIANNFVQLPLVPQLADYAKFLAWPDFSQWTNLAVYGSAATIAAVASLETLLNLEAADRLDPRQRISPASRELFAQGAGNVLAGLVGGIPITSMIVRSSVNVQAGALSRWSTIFHGLWLLVGVLFFSFWLNMIPLACLAAILFYTGIKLCSPRLVGQMWQAGFYQFVPFVVTVAAIVFTDLLIGVLIGLAVSLGFILNSNLRRPIRRIVEKHLGGEVLHLELANQVSFLNRAVIIKNLEAVPRGGQVLIDASNTDYIDPDILDLLRDFTEKSAPARNIKVSLQGFQERYFLQDRLQYVDYSTRELQNQLTPAQVLQILLEGNQRFLSGQRLTRDLRRQIGATSAGQHPLAVVLGCIDSRTSTELIFDLGLGDIFSVRIAGNILSNEVLGSLEYACAVAGAKLILVMGHTRCGAVTSAVELAHAGKTAAQATHCDHLESIVSVIQESVSKRLDKRFEHLSKPEKDAYVDEVIRGNVAHVVTLIQSQSKMLGGLLAAGKIGIVGAVYDVATGRISILSPTAQTATESVPNHYLLRNV